Proteins co-encoded in one Nicotiana sylvestris chromosome 7, ASM39365v2, whole genome shotgun sequence genomic window:
- the LOC104248367 gene encoding protein trichome birefringence-like 43, translating into MAVCYSVSAIAIVSTFVTIFSLSLFLNSKNKIFNKDVSLLGTNGCDIYKGSWIFDDSYPLYNSSTCPFIEESWDCQKNGRPDEEYLKYRWQPYGCNLPRFNGTEFLLKYKGKRIMFVGDSLGQNQWHSLACMIHASQPQAKYIMDKIGRHYTFSLPDYNIWLLFLGNPLIVDIITEKGSRVLKIDSISSENVWKEMDVLVFNTWHWWNRTGINKQTWNSIQDGNTTYKDMNRLELYKKAINTWAKWADSNLNSTKTSVFFQGVSPDHEKCEGKTRPLQSPGSLFPGEIELENVLKTMSKLYVRLINITRLSQYRADGHQSIYSYKMDCLHWCLPGVPDAWNQLLYHHLIS; encoded by the exons ATGGCCGTTTGTTACTCTGTATCTGCCATTGCCATTGTATCAACTTTTGTAACCATCTTTTCACTTTCCCTTTTCTTGAATTCGAAAAACAAGATCTTCAATAAAGATGTAAGCTTATTAGGAACAAACGGATGCGATATTTACAAAGGAAGTtggatttttgatgattcataTCCACTCTATAATTCATCAACTTGTCCCTTTATTGAGGAATCATGGGACTGCCAAAAGAATGGACGCCCTGAtgaagaatatttaaaatatagaTGGCAGCCCTATGGATGTAATTTGCCGAG ATTTAATGGAACTGAATTCTTGTTAAAATACAAAGGAAAGCGTATCATGTTTGTTGGAGATTCACTGGGTCAAAATCAATGGCATTCTCTTGCGTGTATGATTCATGCATCACAACCACAAGCCAAGTATATCATGGATAAAATTGGAAGGCATTATACATTCAGCCTCCCA GATTACAATATTTGGTTATTATTTCTTGGGAATCCTCTCATTGTTGACATTATCACGGAAAAAGGCTCAAGAGTACTGAAGATTGATTCTATCAGTTCGGAAAATGTCTGGAAAGAAATGGATGTGTTGGTGTTTAATACATGGCACTGGTGGAATCGCACAGGGATTAATAAACAAAC TTGGAATAGCATTCAAGATGGGAATACTACGTACAAAGATATGAACAGATTAGAACTTTACAAAAAAGCAATAAATACATGGGCAAAATGGGCAGACTCTAATCTCAACTCCACAAAAACAAGTGTCTTTTTTCAAGGAGTTTCTCCTGACCATGAGAA ATGTGAAGGAAAAACAAGACCATTGCAAAGTCCAGGAAGTTTGTTTCCAGGAGAAATAGAACTAGAGAATGTTCTGAAAACCATGTCAAAGTTATATGTTCGTTTGATCAATATAACGAGATTGTCACAATATAGAGCAGACGGTCACCAATCCATATATAGCTATAAAATGGATTGCTTGCACTGGTGTCTACCTGGGGTCCCTGATGCTTGGAATCAACTCCTTTACCACCACCTTATTTCATAG